A region of the Sphingobium yanoikuyae genome:
TCGCCGCGCCCACTGCCTTCTCCTCCTCGGCATTGCGATAGAGCCGGTCGGCGCTGTGGTCGTCCATCGGTTCCAGCCGCTCCAGCCCCAGCCTGGCAGCCAGCGGCGCGGCAATCAGGAACTCCTCGTTGCGACGCTGGCGCAGCGTTTCCAGCCGCGCCACCAATATGGCGTCCAGCCCATCCCCCACATGACGGTCCGCGCCGTCCAGCCGCAGCCATTGCACCAGCGCCGATCCCTGATCCGCCGCCGCCAGGAACAAGGCCGCCAGATGGCGCCGATCCGATGCCGTCGGTCGCTCCGGCCAGGCGGCCAGACGCCGCTCGACCTCGGTCGTGGCAGCCGGTACGTCCAGCCCGGTCGCCTGGCGCGCCGGCGTCGCGTCCCAGCAATAGGTTTCCACCGTCTCCGCATAGCGGAACGGCGCGCGGCGCAAGGCGTCGCATTGCAGGCCAGACAGGGACTCGACCGCGATTGATTGCGGCTTCCACGCCCCCAGCCGGTCGATCAGCGGCCCCAGCGCCTTTGCATCGAAATCCTTTGGCCAGCCCGACAGATGGGGCGTGCCCAGCACCATCACCTCATTGGGCGGCCCCGCCACCGCCTTCAAAGCGCGCGGATCGAAACCGGGACCAGCCGCCTGCACCGACACCGCCGCAAGCCCCGCCGCCACCATTGCCATGATCGTCCGCATCATCCGCCCTGCTCCCTTGCCGCCACGTGTGTTATCACAACAATACAGCAAGGCAAGACGGCAAAGAAAAAGGCCCCTGCCGGATGGCAGGAGCCCTGTTCTTTCCAGCCTATGGAAAGGCTTATGCCTTCGCTTGCGGCTCCACCACGCGGACATGCAGTTCGCGCAGCTGCTTGAACTCGGCGGCGCTCGGCGCCCCCATCAGCAGGTCTTCGGCGCGCTGGTTCATCGGGAACAGCGTGATCTCGCGCAGATTCTGCGCGCCGCACAGCAGCATCACGATACGGTCGACACCGGCGGCCATGCCACCATGGGGCGGCGCGCCATATTGGAACGCGCGATAGAGACCACCGAACCGCTCTTCCACGTCGGCCTGGCTGAGGCCGACCAGCTCGAACGCCTTGACCATCGCCTCGGGCGACTGGTTCCGGATCGAACCCGACGCGATCTCATAGCCGTTGCAGACCATATCATACTGGTACGCCTTGAGGCTCAGCGGATCCTGGTTGTTGAGCGCGTCCAGCCCGCCCTGCGGCATCGAGAAGGGGTTGTGGGCGAAGTCAACCTTCTTCTCGTCCTCGTCATATTCATAGAAGGGGAAGTCGACGATCCAGCACAGGTCGAACCGGTCCTTGTCGATCAGGTCGAGCGTCTCGCCGACGCGGATACGGGCGAGGCCGGCGAGCTTGGCCGCCTGGCCTTCCTTGCCTGCGGCGAAGAACACGCCGTCGTTCGGGCCAAGGCCCAGCGCTGCGATCAGCTTGGCGGTCGCTTCCTCGCCATGATTCTTGGCGATCGGGCCGCCGGGCACGCCATCCTTGATGTTGATATAGCCAAGGCCCGAATAGCCTTCGCCGCGCGCCCAATTGTTCATGTCGTCGAAGAATTTGCGGCTGCCCGCGCCCGCACCCGGCGCCGGGATCGCACGGATCACATTGCCGCTCTCGACCAGCGAAGCGAAGATGCCGAAGCCCGAGCCGTGGAAATGCTCGGTCACGTCCTGGATGATGATCGGGTTGCGCAGGTCCGGCTTGTCGCTGCCATATTTCAGCATGGCTTCGGCATGCGGGATGCGCGGGAAGCTGCCGGCCGGGGTGACCGGCTTGCCTTGGGCAAATTCCTCGAACACCGATGCGATGACCGGCTCCATCGTGTTCCAGACATCTTCCTGGGTGACGAAGCTCATTTCCAGGTCGAGCTGGTAGAATTCGCCCGGCAGGCGATCGGCGCGCGGATCTTCGTCGCGGAAGCAGGGGGCGATCTGGAAATAGCGGTCGAAACCGGCAACCATCAGCAGCTGCTTATATTGCTGCGGCGCCTGCGGCAGGGCGTAGAACTTGCCCGCATGGATGCGGCTGGGCACCAGGAAGTCGCGCGCGCCTTCGGGCGAGGACGCGGTCAGGATTGGCGTCGAATATTCGGTGAAGCCGGCATCTTCCATGCGGCGACGCATGTCGCGGATGATCTTGGTGCGGGTGACGATATTGGCGTGCAGCGTCTCGCGGCGCAGATCCAGGAAGCGATAGCGCAGGCGGATATCCTCGGGATATTCCTGCTCGCCCGCCACCGGCAGCGGCAGTTCGGCCGCGGTCGACAGCACGGTGACCTTGTCAGCCACGACCTCGATCGTGCCGGTCGCCATCTTCGGGTTGGTCGCTTCCGGGCCGCGCGCAACGACGGTGCCGTCGATCGTCACGACCGATTCCGCACGCAGGCCGTCCAGGATGCGCAGCGGCTCGCTGTCCGCCTTGGCGACGATCTGGGTCAGGCCATAATGGTCGCGCAGATCGATGAAGAGAACGCCGCCATGATCGCGCTTGCGATGCACCCAGCCGGACAGGCGCACATTCGCGCCGACATCGGCTTCACGAAGGGCGCCGCAATTGTGGGTGCGATAGGCGTGCATGGCGTTTCGATCTTTCAAATTCGTTTTACGGAAATGACAAATTGTTGCGGCCCGGCTATGGGCTTGCCTTGTCGACTATCGACCAGCCCGCAGGACGCGGGCCAGCCCATAATAAGATCGAAGACCATATGCAAATTCATCCGCTGATTACCGACAGCAAGACGCTTTCCGATTTCTGCGCCCGCATGGCCAAATCCCCCTATGTCGCGGTGGATACCGAGTTCATGCGCGAGAATAGCTACTGGCCCGAACTCTGCCTGGTCCAGGTTGCCGACTCCAACGAGGCCGCGGCGATCGACCCCAAGGCGCCGGGCATCGACCTGAAGCCGCTGCTCGACCTGCTGGTCCATAATGAAGACGTGCTCAAGGTCTTCCATGCCGGCGGCCAGGACATCGAGATCGTCCATAATCTGACCGGCAAGACGCCGCATCCGATGTTTGACACCCAGATCGCCGCCATGGCGCTCGGCCTTGGCGAACAGATCGGTTACGGCAACCTCGTCGATGCCTGGCTCGGCGTGCAGCTCGACAAGGGCGCGCGTTTCACCGACTGGGCGCGCCGCCCGCTCGACAAGCGCCAGATCGACTATGCGATCGGCGACGTCACCTATCTGATCGAAATCTTCCCCAAGATGCTGGAAGAACTGCGCAAGACCGGGCGCGGCGACTGGCTCGACCAGGAAATGGAGCGGATCAGCGATCCGTCCAATTACGAGAATGATCCGTCCGAAGCCTGGAAGCGCGTCCGCATCGCCAGCCGCAAGGCCGATGTGCTGGGTCGCCTCAAGGCGCTGGCCGCCTGGCGCGAGAAGGAAGCGCAGGACAAGAATCTGCCGCGCGGCCGCATCGTCAAGGACGAGACGCTGGCCGACATCGCCAGCCACCCGCCGCGCGCGCAGGAGGATCTGGGCAAGGTGCGCGGCCTGTCCGCCACCTGGAAGAGCAACGACATTGGCGGCCGGCTGATGGCGGCGCTCGGCGCGCACAAGCCGCTCGGCAAGGATGAGATGCCCGAGCGCGATCCCAAGCGTCCGGGCCTGGGCAAGGATGGCGCACTGGTCGCCGACCTGTTGAAGCTGTTGCTCAAGATTCGCTCGCGCGACATCAATGTCGCCCCGCGCCTGCTCGCCCGCACCGACGATATCGAGGCGCTGGCCGCCGGCGTGCGCGACGATCTCGCGATCCTGGAAGGCTGGCGCTATGACCAGTTCGGCCGGGACGCGGTGGACCTGGTCGAAGGGCGCCTTGCCTTTGCGGTCAAGAATGGCCGACTCAAGATGACGCGGACCGAATAAGGAGACGGACGATGCGGATGGCGATGCCCATGCCGATGATGGCGATGATATTCCTGCCCCTGGCCGCCTGTGCCGGAACCGGCAGCGAAGGCCCCGGCTCCGCATCGCCGCCAGCCATGGCACAAGGGCCGTGCAGGAATGACGGGCTCGACCGCTTCACCGGCCAGAAGGCGACGGCCGATCTGGGCGCGGACCTGCTCAAGGCATCGGGCGCCAAGACGCTGCGCTGGGGCGGCCCCAATATGGCCATGACCATGGACTTCCGCCCTGACCGGCTGACCGTCAGCTATGACGATCAGATGGTCGTCACCAGCGCCCGCTGCGGCTGACCCGCGCCCGCCTCATTCGGCGGCGCGCGGCAGTTCCACCACCGTGCTCCCATCGAGTGCGGTGATCAGCACCACCGCCCCCTCGGCGCCATAGGCGCCGTGCAGGGCGACGATAGAGGCCTTCACCGCCACCGCCTCGCCGCGATTGCTCAGCAGCATGGTCTGCACGCATTGCGCGCCCTGCCCCTGCATCGCCCGCTCCAGCGCCTGGCGGAACGCCGCGCGGCCATGGGTGAGGACCAGATCGGTCAGTTGCACGCCCATCACCCGCTCGCGCGGCAGGCTCAGCATGTCGGTGAAGGGCACATCGACCGCGTCGATCGTGCCGCGCACCGACAGGCGGACATAGCCGACATCGCCATGGGCGGTCATCGCCTCGATGATCGCGGCCTTGGCATCGGCCAGCCGATGGCGGCGCACATCCTCGGTAATGTCGCGGAACATGATGACGGTTGACCTTCCAAGGGGAAAACTCTGCAGCCGCAGCCAGGCGCCGTCGGCGAAGGGGGAGGGAATATCGGCCGCGCTCGGCTCGCCGCCGCTCACGGTGCGGCGCACATGCACTTCCATCAGGCTGCCGCTGATCGACGGCAGGACGACGTCCAGCTTGGGGCCGACCATCTGTCCCACCGGCTTGCGACAGATGGCGCTGGCGACCCGGTTGACGAAGTCGACGCGCATGTCCTGGTCGCAGATGATCACCGCCTGATCGACCCAGTCGGCCAGCGCGAACAATTTCTCCTCGGCGCTCTCCTGACCGGCGTTGCCCGACTGGGCTTTGAGCGCCCGGAACTCGTTGACGCCCAGCAGCACATGGGTCGCCCGGCCATGATGG
Encoded here:
- a CDS encoding DUF5694 domain-containing protein, whose protein sequence is MMRTIMAMVAAGLAAVSVQAAGPGFDPRALKAVAGPPNEVMVLGTPHLSGWPKDFDAKALGPLIDRLGAWKPQSIAVESLSGLQCDALRRAPFRYAETVETYCWDATPARQATGLDVPAATTEVERRLAAWPERPTASDRRHLAALFLAAADQGSALVQWLRLDGADRHVGDGLDAILVARLETLRQRRNEEFLIAAPLAARLGLERLEPMDDHSADRLYRNAEEEKAVGAAIMKAWDNEATARRKAADAALQPGIRTGAGVLALYRAYNAPDQAQTIYDSDFGAALTEPSPERFGRGYAGYWEVRNLRMAANIRDVFAAAPGQRMLVIVGASHKFYLQAYLDMMHDVRLVDTDAILH
- the aspS gene encoding aspartate--tRNA ligase produces the protein MHAYRTHNCGALREADVGANVRLSGWVHRKRDHGGVLFIDLRDHYGLTQIVAKADSEPLRILDGLRAESVVTIDGTVVARGPEATNPKMATGTIEVVADKVTVLSTAAELPLPVAGEQEYPEDIRLRYRFLDLRRETLHANIVTRTKIIRDMRRRMEDAGFTEYSTPILTASSPEGARDFLVPSRIHAGKFYALPQAPQQYKQLLMVAGFDRYFQIAPCFRDEDPRADRLPGEFYQLDLEMSFVTQEDVWNTMEPVIASVFEEFAQGKPVTPAGSFPRIPHAEAMLKYGSDKPDLRNPIIIQDVTEHFHGSGFGIFASLVESGNVIRAIPAPGAGAGSRKFFDDMNNWARGEGYSGLGYINIKDGVPGGPIAKNHGEEATAKLIAALGLGPNDGVFFAAGKEGQAAKLAGLARIRVGETLDLIDKDRFDLCWIVDFPFYEYDEDEKKVDFAHNPFSMPQGGLDALNNQDPLSLKAYQYDMVCNGYEIASGSIRNQSPEAMVKAFELVGLSQADVEERFGGLYRAFQYGAPPHGGMAAGVDRIVMLLCGAQNLREITLFPMNQRAEDLLMGAPSAAEFKQLRELHVRVVEPQAKA
- the rnd gene encoding ribonuclease D yields the protein MQIHPLITDSKTLSDFCARMAKSPYVAVDTEFMRENSYWPELCLVQVADSNEAAAIDPKAPGIDLKPLLDLLVHNEDVLKVFHAGGQDIEIVHNLTGKTPHPMFDTQIAAMALGLGEQIGYGNLVDAWLGVQLDKGARFTDWARRPLDKRQIDYAIGDVTYLIEIFPKMLEELRKTGRGDWLDQEMERISDPSNYENDPSEAWKRVRIASRKADVLGRLKALAAWREKEAQDKNLPRGRIVKDETLADIASHPPRAQEDLGKVRGLSATWKSNDIGGRLMAALGAHKPLGKDEMPERDPKRPGLGKDGALVADLLKLLLKIRSRDINVAPRLLARTDDIEALAAGVRDDLAILEGWRYDQFGRDAVDLVEGRLAFAVKNGRLKMTRTE
- a CDS encoding I78 family peptidase inhibitor, whose protein sequence is MRMAMPMPMMAMIFLPLAACAGTGSEGPGSASPPAMAQGPCRNDGLDRFTGQKATADLGADLLKASGAKTLRWGGPNMAMTMDFRPDRLTVSYDDQMVVTSARCG
- a CDS encoding PAS domain-containing protein, whose product is MEGEGGYPAESPVVTAADLVRGFSECRDMATRTPLYITHHGRATHVLLGVNEFRALKAQSGNAGQESAEEKLFALADWVDQAVIICDQDMRVDFVNRVASAICRKPVGQMVGPKLDVVLPSISGSLMEVHVRRTVSGGEPSAADIPSPFADGAWLRLQSFPLGRSTVIMFRDITEDVRRHRLADAKAAIIEAMTAHGDVGYVRLSVRGTIDAVDVPFTDMLSLPRERVMGVQLTDLVLTHGRAAFRQALERAMQGQGAQCVQTMLLSNRGEAVAVKASIVALHGAYGAEGAVVLITALDGSTVVELPRAAE